From the genome of Lujinxingia vulgaris:
TGTCCAGCCGGGCCGAAAGCGCGATTGCGGCCCCTCTTAAAACCCTTTATTTTGGCCACCCTCGGCGTTCGCTCGCTGCGTCTGACGAGCAAGCGAGCCATTCGGGGCCGCCGAGCCTTCCCCAACCTGATCGGGCTTCATGATCACCTTCCTTCTTCGAAGACTTTTTACCTCGCTCTTCGTCATTGTCGGCGTGGTGACGCTGGTCTTTTTGATCCTGCGCGCGGTGCCCGGCGATCCGGTCGAGTCGATCCTTGGCGAGCAGTCGCTGGAGGTCGACAAGGAAGCGCTGCGCGAGTGCCTCAACCTCGATAAGTCGATCATCGAGCAGTATGCGCTCTTCTGGGGCGATGTGGCCTCGGGCACCCTGGGTGAGCTCTGCGACGAGCGCGGGGTCACGGTGATGGACCGGCTGGTGGCCAACATCCCGGCGACCTTCGAGCTGGCGCTGGCGGCGATGTTCTTTGCGCTGATCTTTTCGTTGCCTTTAGGGATCGCGGCCTCATTGCGGCCCTACTCCTGGGTGGACAACTCGTCTGCGGTCATCGCGCTCCTGGGCATCTCCATCCCCAACTTCTGGCTGGGGCCGATGCTGCTGATCCTCTTCAGCCTCACGCTGCAAGTGCTCCCGAACCCGGGCAGCGAGGTGGCCGGTCTGACCGCGCTCCTCTTGCCCGCGATCACGCTCGGCACGGGCTTAAGCGCCAAACTGATGCGCATGACGCGCTCGGGCATGCTTGAAGTGCTGAACCTGGATTATGTGCGCACCGCCCGCGCCAAGGGCCTTCCGCGCCATCTGGTGATCCTCAAACACGCCCTGCGCAACGCGCTTCTGCCGGTCATTACCATTGTGGGCCTGCAGTTCGGCGCGCTGCTCACCGGTGCGATCATCGTCGAAAAAGTCTTCGCGCGCCCCGGCGTGGGCATGCTGCTGCTCGACGCGATTGAGGCGCGCAACTACCTGATCGTGCAGGGCTGCGTGCTCTTCATCTCCTTTACCTACGTGGTCGTGAACCTCGTGACCGATGTGGTCTACGGCCTCATCGACCCACGCATCCGCTACGACTGAGCCGCCCGGCCTATGAACCTTTTGCGACTTCCACAACTGAGGCTTCCGCGTGCGGGGAGCGGCGCCAACCATTTCGGGCCCCTGGCCTACCTGGGGATGGCGATCCTGGCGGTGGTGGCCTTTGTCGCGATCTTTGCGCCCTGGCTTGCGCCCTACGAGCTCACGCATATGGACGTGACCCGCCAGCTTCAGGGGCCCTCTGCCGAGCACTGGCTGGGCACCGATGAGAACGGCGCCGACGTGCTCACCCTGCTCATCTACGGCACGCGTGTGGCGGCGGTGGTGGGCATCTCGGTGGTGGGCATCTGCTCGACGGTGGGTGTGATTCTGGGGGCCATCTCCGGCTATTTTGGCGGCTGGATCGACGAGGCGCTGATGCGCCTGACCGAGATTCTGATGTCCTTTCCGGGCATCCTGCTGGCGATCTTGCTGATCTTCATCACCCAGGAGCCCAGCATCCCGGCGGTCATCGGGGCCCTCTCGGTCTCGGGGTGGTCGAGTTATGCACGTCTGGTGCGCGGGCAGGTGCTGGCGGTGCGCGACCAGGATTATGTGGAGGCCGCCCGCGCCTCGGGTCTTCCCACCTGGCGCATCTTGCAGCGCCATGTGGTGCCCAACACCTTTGCGCCGGTCATCATCCAGGCCACCTTCGGGGTGGCGGGCGCCATCCTGGCTGAAGCCTCCCTGAGCTTTCTGGGGCTCGGCCCCCAGGATATGCCCAGCTGGGGCGGGTTGCTGGATCAGGGGGCGAGTTACTTTTTGCTGACTCCGCACCTGGCCTTTGTGCCGGGGCTGGCGATCATGTTTACGGTGCTCGCTGTGAACTTCGTCGGCGACGGGCTGCGCGACGTGCTCGACCCCCGCAAACTCGCGAACCATTGAGACTCAAAACCACTCAATTCCCCAATAAATTGGAGCACTTATGAGCGACGAAGCGCAGCTGCGCGCCGACGCCGGCCAGATGTTGATCGTGGGCTTCGACGGCCCGCACACCCGCGCCCCTGAGCCCGTGGCGCAGGCGCTCGAAGATGGCGAGGTGGGGGGCGTGATCCTCTTTCGCCGCAACGTCGAGAGCATCGAGCAGCTGGTGTCGCTGACCACCGACCTGCACGCACAGGTCGAGGGCGATCTTCCCCCCTGGGTGGCCGTCGACCAGGAGGGCGGGCGCGTGGTGCGGGTGCGCGAGCCGCTGACCCCCATCCCCCCGATGCGCGCGCTGGGCCAGGCCGCCGATCAGCGCGCCGTGGCGCGCGTCTCTGAGGTGCTGGCCACCGAGATCTCGGTGCTGGGCTTTAACCTCAACTTCGCGCCGGTGCTCGACGTGGACACCAACCCGGATAACCCGGTGATCGGCGACCGCGCCTTCTCCAGCGATCCGGAGCGCGTGGCGCGCGCAGCCGCCGGCGTGATGGTCGGCCACCACACCGCCGGCGTGGTGCCCTGCGGCAAACACTTCCCCGGCCACGGCGATACCCTCCAGGACAGCCACCACACGCTGCCCCGCCTGATGCACGACGAAAAACGCCTGCGCGGCGTGGAGCTCTTTCCCTTCATGCGCGCGGTGGGCGCGGGCATCCCCATGATCATGACCGCGCATATCGAGCTCCCGGTCATCGACGCGTTTGCGCCGGCGACCTTCAGCCCCCGCATCCTCCAGGGCATCCTGCGCGAGGAGATGGGCTTTGAGGGCGTGATCATCACCGACTGCCTGGAGATGAAGGCCGTCTCCGAGCGCTACACCATCGAAGAGATGGTGGACCTGGGGCTGGACGCCGGCCTCGATATTTTCCTGATCTGCCACACCGAGGCCAAATGGCGCGCGGCCTTTGAGCGCATCGTCGAAAAAGCCCAGGAAGATCCGGAGATTCGCCAAAAGGTCGCAGCGAGCGCCGAGCGCGTGCGTAAGCTCAAGCGCGAGCTTCTCGGCCACTGGCCGCGCCCCTATCAGGCGCCGGCCGATCTGATGGAGATTCTGGGCTGTGAGGAGCATCGCCAGATCACGGCGCCCTTCTTCGAGGATGGCGCGGTCGCGGGCGTCGACCCGACCGAGCCGGGGGCGTAAGGCGCGGGCGATACATCGCAACGAGTCTCAATGCTAAAAAGGGCGGCCTCCGGAGGAGGCCGCCCTTTCTGGCTCTGCGGGGTGTTGAGGCGCGGAGCAACGCCCGGCGTTCGTGCGTGAAGTCTAGTGCTAGCGCCCCGGCTCAAGCCCTGCGTCAAAGGCGTCTCGGAGCTGGGAGGTGGCTGCATACGGGTCGTCGGCCTGACACAGCGCGCGAATCACCGCCACACCGCTCGCGCCGGCTTCTGCCACCTGGCCGGCGTTCTGCACATCGATGCCGCCAATGCCAACCACCGGCAACGCGCCACCGACCTGCCGGCGCACCGCTCGCAAAAGCTCGGGGCCCTGTGGCGAGGATGCATCGCTTTTGACAGCGCGGGCCTCGAAGATGGCGCCCACGCCCAGGTAATCCGCACCCTCGGCGACCAGCGCCGCCGCACGCTCCGGGGTGCCGGCCGAAGCGCCGATGATCAGGCGATCGCCCACAACGCGGCGCGCCGCGCCCACCGGCACATCGTTGGGGCCAAGGTGCACCCCGTCGGCGCCGGCGGCCAGCGCCACGTCCAGACGATCGTTGATGATGATGAGCGTCTTCGTATCCCGCGCCGCATCCACCAGCGCGCGCCCGAGCTCAAAGGTCTTTCGCGCATCACCCCGCTTGTCGCGGAGCTGCAGCACCCCCACGCCCCCGGCCATCAGGGCGCGGGCGCGCTCCAGCGCGTCTCCTTTCACAAAGTCCGGATCGAGGATGGCGTACACCCGCCAGTCCACCTCACTGAGCCCGCGCCCCGCTCCACTCACCTGGTCGCACCCTTATCCGAGCTGTTGGCAAAGGAGGAGCCGCAGCCGCCAAAGGCGCTCTGGTCTTTCTGAGCGATCTCTTCGGCCTGCAAATCCGCGCGATAACTCGAGCGCACCAGCGGACCCGACTCAATATGCTTAAACCCCATCTTCTCGCCCTCTTCTTTGAACATCTCAAAGTCTTCGGGCTTAACCCAGCGGCGCACCGGCAGGTGACGCGCGCTCGGGCGCAGGTACTGACCCAGGTTGAGGACTTCCACGCCGTGGGCGACGAGATCTTCCATCGTCTCGAGGATCTGCGCGTTGGTCTCACCCAGGCCCAGCATCATGCCGCTCTTGATAAGCGCGGTGCCGTGCTCGCGGGCGTGCTTGAGCACCGCCAGGCTGCGTTCATAGCGCGCCTGAGGGCGAACTTCGCGGTGCAGCGCGCCGACCGTCTCGATGTTATGCGAAAAACAATCGGGGCCGGCGTCCATCACCACATCGACGTTCTCAAGGTCGCCCTTGAAGTCCGGGGTGAGAACTTCGAGGCCGAGCCCGGGGCAGGATTCTTTGATGGCGCGGATGGTGTTGGCCCAGGCCAGCGCCCCGCCGTCGGGAAGATCGTCGCGGTCGACGCTGGTGATCACAACATAGTTGAGGTTGAGCCCGGCGAGCGTCTCCGCGACGCGCCGGGGCTCATCTTCGTCCACGAGGCCCGGACGGCCGGTCATCACGTCGCAAAAGCCGCAGCTGCGCGTGCAGATGTTGCCCAGGATCATGAAGGTCAGCGATTTGCGCGACCAGCACTCAGTAATATTCGGGCACTGCCCCGACTCGCAGATGGTGTTGAGCCCGGCCTTTTTGACCAGCTCCTGCGTCTCAAAAAACTCTTTCTTGAGGGTCAGACGCTTGCGAATCCAGCGGGGGCGCGGGCCGGCCTCATCGGGCTGAAATTTTAAATTAGGCCGGGCCGGGCCGGAGTTACGCTCGGATTGGGGCGCTTCGGGCTGGCGGTTGGCCAGGGGCATCGGAATTTTTTCAGCCATCATCACTCCCTTGATCGGGGGTCGGGGTGCGCGAAACTCGCGCGTTAAACAAATCGCCGGCGAGGAACCTTCCTGCGCCGGCGATGGTGTTGCGGTAGTAGATCAAAGACGTTGAGGCATCAAGGCGTGGCGTCTTCGATGGTCAGGTAGTGGGGGCCTCGTGAGCTCACATCTTCGACTTGTTGTGCCTGAATGTTGAACTCGTAGATGTTCCCAGCAACCACATCAAATTCAACACTGCGGCGATTCGTTGAGCTCGGGAGCACCTCATACACAATGGGTGTCGGAGGGCCGCTAGCTCCGGCTTCAAACTCCTGAATGATCCAGCCAAGCGCCAATTTCTCCCTATTGAACTTCAGCTCCGCACGAATTCGACCCGATTCGGGCGCCGTCCAAATATAGAATTCGGTGTTGGCGCATTGTCCCAGCGCGTGTTGTTGAGGCAAGGCAGTACCCAAATCTGCAAAGTTAGATGCGGTAGTATTGTCGCCAAAACCGTCGTCCGGGCACCGCGCAGCTTCCTCATAAACATTTTCTTCAAAGATATGCAGATAGTAAGGAATCGCCAGACCACTCTGCTCGCTGCTCACGACCACCAAATACTCAGTCGTCGCCGATACTGTACGGCTCATCACCAGGTCACGACCATCATCGCCGGCCTCCGCCGTCTCCAGCACCGTGGTGCCGTCGAGCGCCCGAAGCTCCATCGCCATGGTGGCGGCGGCCTCATTGTTGAAGAAGGCGGCGATCTCGTGGGTGCGACCACCCACCAGCGAGACGCGGTACCAGTCTTCATCTTCGGCGCAGGCGATGGGCTCCATAAAGGCCTGGCCGCTGGAGTTGAACGCGCCCAAGCGGTGCGCAAGCGTGGCCTCATCGTTGCGCTCGTAAGGATCGGCACAGTAAGGCACCGCAGGCTCGCTGGCGCCGATGCTGGCCCACAGATCGTAGGCGGTGCGGATGAAGAGCCCGTCGCGGGGCATCACGCGAAGGTAGACGGTCTCAGCGGCCGTGCCGGCGGTGTAGGACAGAGTCTTGAGGTGCGCGTCGTTGCGCACCGACTCAAGCACCGTGCCGGAGGCGTCGCTCAGCTCCAGATCGATCTTCCCGAACACATCGTTGAACTCCACCTCGGCGCGCAGTTCCTCGCCGGCGCCCAATGCGACTTCAAACCAGTGCTCGGTCTCTTCGCAGAGGCTCAGCCCGTTGTAGGCCTGGGCCACCAGAGGTTCAGCCTGCTCGCGGGTCAGCCCCACGTTGAGCGGTGAATCGCAGGTGTCGGCGAACTCCAGACCGACGTTCATGGTGTAGTAGTTGCGCCACTCCGAGGTGCCGTTCACCACGCCGTCGCCATCGACGAAGATGCGGTAGTCGCTGCCCTGGCCGTTGTTGACCACGCTGATCGACTCATCGTCTTCGAAGGTGTTGGCGCTGGCCACCGGCAGGCTCTCATTGCCGCGGAAGATGCGCATCAAGAGGTTACCCTTCGCGTAGGTATAAAGCAGATCCACGTTGAGCGTGGCGCCGGCCGGGACGAAGACCTTGTAATGATCTTCATCGTTGGGAGTCCCATTGCAGATCAACAGATCCTCGTAGCTGCCCGCGGCGATGGTCGCGGCCTGGGCGGCGCTGTCGTTATCCTCAAAGGCATCGGGGCAGAGGCGGTCGGCGGGGCCTTCCAGGTCGCCATCATCATCGGTGTCGGCGTAGAGCAAAAGGTCGTAGTCCATGCGAGCGGGCTGCGCGGCTGTGATCTGCGCGAAGTAGGTGCCGCTCACATCGGCGACAAAGTCCACCTCCGCCCCCTCGGTGATGCTCACGGAGCTCGCAAGTGGCGAGCCCTCGCCGGGGGTGGGTGAAGACGGACCCCAGATGTTGATGCCCAGCTCACCATCGGCCTTGCGGAAGCGAATAAAGGCCTGCGCTTCGGTGCCTGCATCCAGATCAAACTCGAACCAGTCGTTGCTGCTGTCGCAAATCTTCAGACGGTTGGTCACGCCGGGGATCGGCGCGACTGACGCGTTGGCAGCGCTGGTGTTGCCCGCAAAGCGGTCGTCGGCACAGGCGCCGGCGGCCTCAACATCCACGATCATGGTGAAGACGTTGCCGTCGACCACCGTGTTGCGCGTCCGAGCGCGGATGAAGATGTAGCGCGACTGACGCGCGGTGTACGAGGCCTGCTGCATATCGCCGGAGGCCCCCGACGCGGTCAGAATCCCCTGCTCATCGCGAAGCTCAAGGTCGATACGCCCCAGCGACTCGTCGAACATCAGGGTCACATCCAGGGTCTCACCGGCCTCCACCCAGATCTTGTACCAGCCGTCGTGGTACTCCAGCGACCCGTTGGGGGCGGTGGGAAGTTGCCCGCACACAAGCAGGCTCTCGTAGGTGCCCGGCTCGATCTCGGCCGCGGCAGCCTGGGTGATGTTCTTGCCAAAGCGGTCGGGGCATTCCGGGTTCGCATTGCCCACGCCGTTGAGGGTCGTCAGAAGACGATAATTCACGCGGGAGGGGTACTTCTCGACGACTTCCAGATAGTAGGTGCCGTCGGCGTCGGCGGTGGTGCTCACGACTTTGTTCTCGCCAGTGCTCTCATCGCTGTCGAGCACGGTGCTCCCATCGGGGCCAAGCAGGCGAAGATCAAGCTCGCCCTCTTCGCTCGCAAAGACGATCTCCCACTCAATGACATCGCCCGCGCTCAGGT
Proteins encoded in this window:
- a CDS encoding PPC domain-containing protein, with amino-acid sequence MYRFSALQLLAFALVAMLVSACGPDDENQVEVCTSLADCSDGERCNNEGVCTAETFSCSTDFDCAFDEFCQEGVCAPAACESSESCGAGAVCDEGLCRAGCEPGRDACGEGQVCNERTLLCEDAGCTPTSCQPDIQRCDDSQEPSRCVFTGSCTNNTQCQAFGQQQSDGKDYICNTVLGECVERPPCQNDGDCRSNEICETPGDGEPGVCREGCRANADCRDNEVCSLEQGSVCVAGCRTSSDCAIPGSDQEFLCEDLVCVPVCESVDQCNVVGQVCAGQPRTCRGCVSDNECAASQLCDFTQGATTEEAEDPTVGLCVNRPPSCPDDGLGNNHSLQDAYEVEAGALPFERGGDDDLFFCRENTGGDWFEIQVESGQVVSATLEYDESIGNLDLALVQANGDLVVLSGDPPGVDGGEESFEFGIAQGAPYFIQVRGAILDANAPYNLSIDVGAPAACESDELDPATEAEPAALAAATPYSALSTCGEAPDFYTLDVAANQVVRIAATSERRRGGVALDLYDAEGQVIESARERADAQVIEFVTREPQVMTLRVSPFSGVGNSTYALEWTQRPNQCSDVYSPNQSCGAASPIAPGSYDDLVVCADPDFYAVELLPQQTLTVTTTYDAAEAAGELDIFLFGPRDCLVLAGAGIEAEPQGDGLLRESLTYTATQGGTYYLSAALFQGLNVPYQLDIEVEDGPVCEPDWLGENGSTASAYELTQEGILSGEQSGLVGLRACELESDFYSIDLSAGDVIEWEIVFASEEGELDLRLLGPDGSTVLDSDESTGENKVVSTTADADGTYYLEVVEKYPSRVNYRLLTTLNGVGNANPECPDRFGKNITQAAAAEIEPGTYESLLVCGQLPTAPNGSLEYHDGWYKIWVEAGETLDVTLMFDESLGRIDLELRDEQGILTASGASGDMQQASYTARQSRYIFIRARTRNTVVDGNVFTMIVDVEAAGACADDRFAGNTSAANASVAPIPGVTNRLKICDSSNDWFEFDLDAGTEAQAFIRFRKADGELGINIWGPSSPTPGEGSPLASSVSITEGAEVDFVADVSGTYFAQITAAQPARMDYDLLLYADTDDDGDLEGPADRLCPDAFEDNDSAAQAATIAAGSYEDLLICNGTPNDEDHYKVFVPAGATLNVDLLYTYAKGNLLMRIFRGNESLPVASANTFEDDESISVVNNGQGSDYRIFVDGDGVVNGTSEWRNYYTMNVGLEFADTCDSPLNVGLTREQAEPLVAQAYNGLSLCEETEHWFEVALGAGEELRAEVEFNDVFGKIDLELSDASGTVLESVRNDAHLKTLSYTAGTAAETVYLRVMPRDGLFIRTAYDLWASIGASEPAVPYCADPYERNDEATLAHRLGAFNSSGQAFMEPIACAEDEDWYRVSLVGGRTHEIAAFFNNEAAATMAMELRALDGTTVLETAEAGDDGRDLVMSRTVSATTEYLVVVSSEQSGLAIPYYLHIFEENVYEEAARCPDDGFGDNTTASNFADLGTALPQQHALGQCANTEFYIWTAPESGRIRAELKFNREKLALGWIIQEFEAGASGPPTPIVYEVLPSSTNRRSVEFDVVAGNIYEFNIQAQQVEDVSSRGPHYLTIEDATP
- the thiE gene encoding thiamine phosphate synthase, encoding MSGAGRGLSEVDWRVYAILDPDFVKGDALERARALMAGGVGVLQLRDKRGDARKTFELGRALVDAARDTKTLIIINDRLDVALAAGADGVHLGPNDVPVGAARRVVGDRLIIGASAGTPERAAALVAEGADYLGVGAIFEARAVKSDASSPQGPELLRAVRRQVGGALPVVGIGGIDVQNAGQVAEAGASGVAVIRALCQADDPYAATSQLRDAFDAGLEPGR
- a CDS encoding ABC transporter permease, whose translation is MITFLLRRLFTSLFVIVGVVTLVFLILRAVPGDPVESILGEQSLEVDKEALRECLNLDKSIIEQYALFWGDVASGTLGELCDERGVTVMDRLVANIPATFELALAAMFFALIFSLPLGIAASLRPYSWVDNSSAVIALLGISIPNFWLGPMLLILFSLTLQVLPNPGSEVAGLTALLLPAITLGTGLSAKLMRMTRSGMLEVLNLDYVRTARAKGLPRHLVILKHALRNALLPVITIVGLQFGALLTGAIIVEKVFARPGVGMLLLDAIEARNYLIVQGCVLFISFTYVVVNLVTDVVYGLIDPRIRYD
- the lipA gene encoding lipoyl synthase, coding for MAEKIPMPLANRQPEAPQSERNSGPARPNLKFQPDEAGPRPRWIRKRLTLKKEFFETQELVKKAGLNTICESGQCPNITECWSRKSLTFMILGNICTRSCGFCDVMTGRPGLVDEDEPRRVAETLAGLNLNYVVITSVDRDDLPDGGALAWANTIRAIKESCPGLGLEVLTPDFKGDLENVDVVMDAGPDCFSHNIETVGALHREVRPQARYERSLAVLKHAREHGTALIKSGMMLGLGETNAQILETMEDLVAHGVEVLNLGQYLRPSARHLPVRRWVKPEDFEMFKEEGEKMGFKHIESGPLVRSSYRADLQAEEIAQKDQSAFGGCGSSFANSSDKGATR
- a CDS encoding ABC transporter permease → MNLLRLPQLRLPRAGSGANHFGPLAYLGMAILAVVAFVAIFAPWLAPYELTHMDVTRQLQGPSAEHWLGTDENGADVLTLLIYGTRVAAVVGISVVGICSTVGVILGAISGYFGGWIDEALMRLTEILMSFPGILLAILLIFITQEPSIPAVIGALSVSGWSSYARLVRGQVLAVRDQDYVEAARASGLPTWRILQRHVVPNTFAPVIIQATFGVAGAILAEASLSFLGLGPQDMPSWGGLLDQGASYFLLTPHLAFVPGLAIMFTVLAVNFVGDGLRDVLDPRKLANH
- the nagZ gene encoding beta-N-acetylhexosaminidase, translated to MSDEAQLRADAGQMLIVGFDGPHTRAPEPVAQALEDGEVGGVILFRRNVESIEQLVSLTTDLHAQVEGDLPPWVAVDQEGGRVVRVREPLTPIPPMRALGQAADQRAVARVSEVLATEISVLGFNLNFAPVLDVDTNPDNPVIGDRAFSSDPERVARAAAGVMVGHHTAGVVPCGKHFPGHGDTLQDSHHTLPRLMHDEKRLRGVELFPFMRAVGAGIPMIMTAHIELPVIDAFAPATFSPRILQGILREEMGFEGVIITDCLEMKAVSERYTIEEMVDLGLDAGLDIFLICHTEAKWRAAFERIVEKAQEDPEIRQKVAASAERVRKLKRELLGHWPRPYQAPADLMEILGCEEHRQITAPFFEDGAVAGVDPTEPGA